The segment CGTTCGGCGCAGGTGATCCTGAACCAGGTGACGGGCGGCAACGCGTCGGTGCTGGCAGGCGCGACCGAAGTCGCAGGGCAAAACGCGCGAGTGATCGTCGCGAACCCGAACGGGATCAGCGTGAACGGCGCGAGCTTCATCAACGCGAACCGTGCGTCGCTTGTCGCGGGAACGGTCGAGTTTGATCAAAACGGCGGCATCACGCAGTTCCGGACCGAAAACGGACACATCGCAATCGACGGAGATGGCCTCGACGCGAGCAGTCAGGACCGGCTGGATCTCGTATCGCGCACTCTCAAGGTGAACGCGGCCGTGCAGGCGAAGAAGCTGTTCGTGGTCGCGCAAAAGGGCGCGGCAGCGATCGAGTATCCTAGCCTGGAGATAGTCAAGGGATCGCCGGATAGCGGGGCGGTCGATGTCGCGATCGATGTGTCGAAGCTTGGCAGCATGCATGCGGAATCGATTACGATGCATGGCGCATCCACTGGCGTTGGCGTGAACGTTGATGGCAAGATTGAAGCGCTGACAGGTAAGATCACGCTGATGTCGGATGGCAAGATCCAGGTGTCGGCGGACGGCAACCTCACGGCGGCCGGCGAATTGAGTGCCTTCGATAAGCTGGAGAACGCCGGCACGATCACCGGCAGCAAGTTGACTTTGCTCAAGGGCGTCGCGAACACGGGCACCTTGCGCGCGGACGGCAAAGTCCTTGCCTTGGCTGATGTGGACAACAGCGGATCGATTTACGGCCGTAACGGCGTCGAGATTCTGGGTAACCTCCATCAAGAAGCACCAGGGGTCGTAGGGGCCAACGGTAAGGTGTCGGTGTTGGGGAAGACGACCGGCTCCGGAACGATCGACGAAAACATGACGAAGCCGCCGGTCGCAGAGACGAAGCCGCCGGTGAATCCGGACCCGCCGGTCGCAGAGACGAAGCCGCCGGTGAACCCGGAGCCGCCGGTAGCAGAAACGAAGCCGCCGGTGAACCCGGAGCTGCCGGTCGCGGAAACGAAGCCGCCGGTGAACCCGGAACCGCCGGTTGCTGAGACGAAGCCGCCGGTGAACCCGGAGCCGCCGGTCGCGGAAACGAAGCCGCCGGTGAACCCGGAGCCGCCGGTCGCAGAAACGAAGCCGCCGGTGAACCCGGAGCCGCCGGTTGCTGAGACGAAGCCGCCGGTGAACCCGGAGCCGCCGGTCGCGGAAACGAAGCCGCCGGTGAACCCGGAACCGCCGGTTGCTGAGACGAAGCCGCCGGTGAGCCCGGAGCCGCCGGTCGCGGAAACGAAGCCGCCGGTGAACCCGGAGCCGCCGGTCGCGGAAACGAAGCCGCCGGTGAACCCGGAGCCGCCGGTCGCGGAAACGAAGCCGCCGGTGAACCCGGAACCCCCGGTTGCTGAGACGAAGCCGCCGGTGAATCCGGAGCCGCCGGTTGCCGAAACGAACCCGAAACTCGTCGTGGATCCTTCCGAGGCCAACCGCCCTGGTCTTGACGTCGCATCGAACGGCACACCGATCGTCGACATCAACGCACCGAATTTCGCCGGCATTTCGACCAACCGCTTCCTCGACTACAACGTCGGCTCGAGCGGCCTCGTGCTGAACAACAGCGTGGGCCGCACGAACACTCAACTGGCGGGCAGCATCGACGGCAACGCGCGGCTCGGCGGCCGTTCGGCACAGGTGATCCTGAACCAGGTGACGGGCGGCAACGCGTCGGTGCTGGCAGGCGCGACCGAAGTCGCGGGACGGAATGCGCGTGTGATCGTCGCGAACCCGAACGGGATCAGCGTGAATGGTGCCAGCTTCATCAACGCGAACCGCGTGTCGCTCGTCGCGGGCACGACGGAGTTCGACGCGTTGGGCCGTGTCGCACGGTTCCGGACCGAGAACGGCCGCATCGCGATCGACGGCGACGGGCTCGACGCGCGCGACGCGAACCAGCTCGATCTCGTGTCGCGCAGCTTGAATGTCGATGCGGCTGCGCGCGCGAAGAAGCTGGTGGCGATCGCTCATCAGGGGACGGCGGCGATCGAGCAGTCGAACCTGCAGACGCGCTCCGGCCCGGCAAGCGGCACGGCGCCGGACGTGGCGATCGATGTGTCCGGATCGGGCGGCCTGCATGCGGATGCGATCACGCTGGTCGGCGCATCGGCGAAAACCGGCGTCAGGGTCGCCGGCACGGTCGACGCGTCGGCCGGCAACGTGTCGCTCGCATCGAGCGGCAAGGCGAGGATCGAGTCGGGCGGGCGGCTGCAAGCGGAGACGCTGTCGATTCCGAGCGCGCTCGACAATCACGGCACGGTCAGTGGTGGCACCGTCAGCGTGACCGGTCACCTCGACAACGCCGGTTCCGTTCGGGGGCGCAGCGTCAGGATCGCTGGCAATGCGGCCAATGCCGGCACGCTGCACAGCGACGGCACGCTCGAAATCGGAGGCCGCCTGACCAACGACGGTGCCGACAGCGTCGTCAGCGGGCGTGACATTCAGGTCATGGGTAACGTCGTCAACAACGGGGCGGTGAGCGGCGCCGGGTCACTGAAGCTCATGGGCGCGCTGACCAACGACGGCACGATCGAGGGCGGCGACGTTCGGGTCATGGGCAGTACGACCAACACCGGCACGCTGCGCGCGGAGAAGTTGCTCTCCGCGATGGGCAACGTGACCAACGACGGCACGATCGAGGGCGGCGACGTTCGAGTCATGGGCAAGACGGCCAACACCGGCACGCTGCGCGCGGAGAAGCTGCTCTCCGCGATGGGCAACGTGACCAACGACGGCACGATCGAGGGCGGCAACGTTCGGGTCATGGGCAGTACGACCAACACCGGCGCGCTGCGCGCAGAGAAGTCGGTCTTCGCGATGGGCAACGTGACCAACAACGGCGCGTTGCACGGCGGCGATTCGGTCTTCGTGATGGGCCGCCTGTACAACGGGTTGTCCGGTGTCGCGAGCAGCTACGGCAACGTGTCGGCCTTGGGGCGCGTGTCGGGGCCGGGTCGTACCGTCAGCTACATGGTGCGTCCGTTGCTTGCCGGCGACGTCCGGTAAACGTCGTTTGCCCGGCTCGCACAGGGCCGGGCAAACGGGGCGTCGCGCAGCCGGCGACGCCTTCTGAAACATGAATCGCGCCGGAGCATGATTGCATTGCTCCGGCGCGATTCGCTATCGGCGGCACATCGTGTCGCGCGCACATTCGCACGATCGTTCGTGCCGCATATCGGGCGATCGCTATCGGCTGCATTGAAAAAGCCAATTGGGGGATGCTCCCCCGAGCGCCTAGATTACACAACACGATGCCGGCGGCAGGTAGCGCGCTGCGCGCATCGTTCCCCACAATCGATCATCCGGTCCGACGCACGCTGCGCGGGCGCAATGCACGGAGGCGCAGATGGCTCAACTCAAGGGCAGCAAAACCGAAGAGAACCTGAAGTATGCGTTTGCGGGCGAATCGCAGGCGAACCGCCGCTACCTGTATTTCGCGTCGAAGGCGGACGTCGAAGGGCAGAACGACATCGCCGCGCTGTTTCGCTCGACCGCCGAAGGCGAGACGGGCCACGCGCACGGCCACCTCGAGTATCTCGAAGCGGTCGGCGATCCGGCGACCGGCCTGCCGTTCGGTTCCTCGCGGCTGAACCTGCAATCCGCGATTGCCGGCGAGACGCACGAGTACACCGACATGTATCCGGGCATGGCGAAGACCGCCCGCGAAGAAGGCTTCGACGAAATCGCGAACTGGTTCGAGACGCTCGCGAAGGCCGAGCGCAGCCACGCCAACCGCTACACGAAGGCGCTCGACGCGCTCGTCGACTGACCCGCGCGGTCGGAGTTCACCTACTGCGGCCCGCCGTTTGCCGTCCGCCGCCCCGCCGCTCGCGTGACGCGGGCGGCGCGTGGGCGCGCGCCTTCCCGTCCCGCTGGAGCGCCCCATGCCACACAAGGAAGGCAGTCTCGAAGCCCCGACCCGGCATCCGCTCGACTGGCAGTCCGACACGTTCTACGACCAGGCGGCCATCGATGCCGAGATGACCCGCGTGTTCGACATCTGCGCGGGTTGCCGGCGCTGCGTGTCGCTGTGCGGCGCATTTCCGACGCTGTTCGACCTCGTCGACGAGACGCCGACGGGCGATATCCACGAAGTGCCGAAGGACGCGTTCGGCAAGGTCGTCGACCAGTGCTACCTGTGCGACCTCTGCTACATGACGAAATGCCCGTACGTGCCGCCGCATGCGTGGAACGTCGATTTCCCGCACCTGATGCTGCGCGGCAAGGCGGCGCGCTACCGGCGCGGCGACGTGAAGCTGCGCGACAAGCTGCTGTCGAACACCGACGCGCTCGGCCATTTCGCGGGCATCCCGATCGTCACGCAGGCCGTCAACGCGGTGAACCGCACGCCGCCCGCGCGGCACGCGCTGGAAGCCGCGCTCGGCGTCGACCGCAAGGCCTGGCTGCCGGACTTCGCGCCGCGCAAGTTCCGGCGCGCGGCCAAGCGCTCGGACGGCCATCCGGTGCGCGACGGCGAGCGCACGCCCGGCAAGGTCGCGATCTATGCGACGTGCTACGTGAATTTCAACGAGCCCGGCATCGGCCACGACCTGCTCGCGATCCTCGCGCACAACGACATTCCGTACGAGCTCGTGACGAGCGAGGCCTGCTGCGGGATGCCGCTGCTCGAACAGGGCAATCTCGCGGGCGTCGCCGCGAAGAAGGACACGAACATCCCCGTGCTCGAACGCTACGCGCGCGACGGCTATGCGCTGATCGGCGCGATTCCGAGCTGCGTGCTGATGTACAAGAACGAGCTGCCGCTGATGTTTCCCGGCGACGCCGCAGTGCGCGCGGTCGCCGACGCGTTCTGGGATCCGTTCGAATATGTGATCGCGCGGCATCGCGACGGCCTGCTGAAGACCGATTTCAAGACCGGCCTCGGCACCGTGTCGTACCACGTGCCGTGTCACGCGCGCGTGCAGAACATCGGCCGCAAGACCGCCGACGTGCTGTCGCTCGTGCCCGAGACGCGCGTGAACGTCGTCGAGCGTTGCTCGGGCCATGCGGGCACGTTCGGCGTGAAGAAGGAATTCCACGCGGAAGCGATGCGAATCGGCGGGCCGGTGTTCAAGGCGATGGCGGAGCCGAAGCCGGACTTCGTGTCGTCGGACTGCGCGCTCGCGGGCCATCACATCGTGCAGGGCATCGACGAGGCGGGCCTCGCGCAAGCGCCGCTCGCCCATCCGCTCACGCTGCTGCGTCGCGCGTACGGAATTTGATCCAGATCAACCAAAGATCAATTCGAGATCAACGAAGGACAACTCATGACGCTCACCCGCGATTCCCTGCTGACGCTCGAAGCGTACGCGAAGATCCGCAAGGCCGAACATGCGCGGCTCATCGAGCACAAGCGACGGCGCGCGGTGCAGCTCGGCAATCACCTGCGCTTCCTGTTCGAGGACGAGGCGACGATCCGCTATCAGGTTCAGGAGATGCTGCACATCGAAAGGATTTTCGACGAAGCGGGCATCGAGGGCGAACTGGACGCGTATCGGCCGCTGGTGCCCGACGGCACCAACCTGAAGGCGACGATGCAGATCGAATACGCGCACGAGGCCGAGCGGCGCGCGGCGCTCAAGCGGCTGATCGGCGTCGAGGATCGCGTGTTCCTGCAGGTCGACCGCCACGCACCGGTCTATGCGATCGCGGACGAGGACCTCGATCGCGAGACGGATGAGAAGACCTCCGCGGTGCACTTCGTCCGCTTCGAGTTCGACGCGCCGATGCGTGCGGCGCTGAAGCAGGGCGCGGCGCTGTCGATCGGCTGCGATCATCCGGGCTACGCAGTGCCGGCAAGGCGCATCGAAGACGACGTGGCGGCATCGCTCGTCGGGGATCTGCGCTAGCTGCGCGACAAGGCGCGACGCGTCGCGAGCGCCTGCGCGTCACTGCATCGAAACATGCGGTGACGCTTCGTTACATTCACATACCTGCAACGACGCATGCGGCGTCACATCCTTGTCACTGTCCGGCGAGAAACAATATAAAGATTGTGCACAAGGGAAAGTTCAATCAAGCGCATTCGAATGAATTACCGATCGGAAAATATCTCGTTACGAATTTTCCGGTAATTACCGATTTTGCGCCATTGATCCGGTGAATATTGCTGGAAAGGGTCGGAACCATGCCGGACGCGCGGCCGGACGGCTTCCCGGGACGGCCCCGCCAGGCGGGGATTCGCAGGCTTCTGAATAAAACTTGCGTAAAAAAATTCATCCATAAATTGATCTTGCATCGATCTCATGTTGTTTCATTGCGTAACATAAACTCATTGTCATATTGAGATAAACCCTAGGGATGGTATGCTTCGTCCACAAATTTTTCCGCAATGGAGTGAGACCGGGATTCGTGCGTTATTGCCGAGATTCGCGGCACCACCTTAGTGCGTGTCGTGATGGCATGCACACCCGAACAACCATAACGTGCAACCTGGCCGCCCCGCGAGAGATCGCGACGGCGCCGCCAATCGCAGCCCGGCCTGGCTGCGTGGAGAGATCTACTATGTTCTTCGATGAGCTAAACGATGAAGAGTGGGTTCGTCTTTCGACGCTGATCGCCGATGAACCGATCCGACTGAATCGTCGTGGCCGTCCGCGCGCGGAACCGCGCGTCGTCGCCAATGCCGTGCTCTGGATCCTGACGACCGGCGAGGCATGGTCCAAGCTGCCCGGTCGCTATCCGTCCGGGCCCACGTGTCGCCGCCGCTACGAGGAGTGGCTCGCGAACGGAACGCTGTTGCAGATGATCGACGTGCTGACCCAGTTCAGCGGCCGTACGTTCGCGTACGTTCCGCCGCCGCCGGTGCCGGTCGCGCCCGCGCGCCGCGCGGAACCCGCGCCGGACAACGACCGCCTGCGCGGCGTGTTCTGGCAGAACCCGGAATCGTGGCAATTGCCGGTTGTACAGGCAAACGTTTGGCACCACGACAATGCGACGACGTCGCGCGGCGATACTGACGTGCCGGCACATGCGGCGTTCATCGTGCCCGGCGCGTCTGCCGCGGCCGATCCGGCCGCGGGCCTGAGCGAGCGAACGCATTCGCGCGCATCCACCGCGAGTTTCACGGCGACCGAGCCGCAGGTGGACGAGTATCGCGGCTATACGGTCTACGGCATCGCGCAGCCGGTGCAGAACCTGATGTATCGCGCGTGGGCGGAGATCGTGCACGACGAGCGGCGCGTCGAGCGTTCCGGCCTGATCGGCCCGCGTTTCACCGATGCCGAGGAAGCGGAGCAGTACGCGCTCGAATGGGCGCGGCAGTGGATCGACCGGCACGGCGCGAGCGACGAGCCGGCGCGCGCGCCGCAAAGCGTGCCCGTGCTTGCCGGGCTGTCCGCGCTCGCGCGGGCAGAATCGGACATCAAGCGCTTCATCGCCGAGCGCCACTCGGCGTCGCTCACCGACGGCCGCAACGATCCGGTGCAGAGCGACCGGCTCGCATACCGAGTCGGTTAAGCGTCGAGTCCCGCGCGCGGCGCATTGCGTGCCGCGCGCGAGACCGGAACAAAAAAGGGCGCCGTCGTCGACGGCGCCCTTGTTCATCCCGCAGTCGTCACTGCCGTCCGTAGGTATCGTCGAAGCGCACGATGTCGTCCTCGCCGAGGTACGCGCCCGATTGCACTTCGATCAGTTCGAGCGGCATCTTGCCCGGGTTTTCCAGTCGATGCGACACGCCGAGCGGGATGTACGTCGATTCGTTTTCCGACAGCAGGAACGTTTCCTCGCCGCGCGTGATGCGCGCGGTGCCGCGCACGACGATCCAGTGCTCGGCGCGGTGGTGATGCATCTGCAGCGACAGCCGCGCGCCGGGCTTCACGACGATGCGCTTCACCTGGAACCGATCGCCCGTGTCGACCGAATCGTAGTGGCCCCACGGACGATGCACCTTGCGGTGATCGGTCGCTTCCGCGCCGCGCGCCGCCTTGATGCGGCCGACGATCTTCTTCACGTCCTGCACGCGTGACTTGTCGGCGACGAGCACCGCGTCGGGCGTCTCGACGACGACGAGGTTCTGCGTGCCGACGCAGGCGACGAGCCGGCCTTCCGAATGCGCGTAGGTGGACGCGGCATCCTCGAACAGCACGTGGCCGCGGCCGACGTTGTCGGCGGCGTCCTTCGGCAGGATCTGCCAGATCGCGTCCCACGAGCCGACGTCCGACCAGCCCGCGTCGAGCGGCACGACGACGCTCTCGCACACCGGCTGCTCGGTCGCGAGCGGCTCCATCACCGCGTAGTCGATCGAGTTCGACGGCGCCGCGGCGAACGCATCGCGATCGACGCGGAAGAAGTCGCCGTCGGCCTTGCCTTGCGCGACCGCCTGTTCGCAGGCCGCGTGGATCGCCGGCTCGAAATGGCGGATCGCTTTCAGCCACACCGACGCGCGCACGATGAAGATCCCGCTGTTCCACCAGTATTCGCCGGACGCGACGTACTGCTGCGCGAGCTCGAGATGCGGCTTCTCGACGAAGCGGTCGAGGCGCCGCACGTCGAGGTCGCCGGCTGCGTCGCCGCCGAGCGGGGCGCCGACGCGGATGTAGCCGTAGCCGGTTTCGGCGCGGTCCGGCACGATGCCCATCGTCGCGATCTTGCCTTGCGCCGCGCAGCGCACGCCGGCGGCGACGGCCGCGTGAAAGCGCGGCAGGTCGGCGACCGCATGGTCGGCCGGCATCACGGTCATCACGGCATCGCCGCCGTCGGCGACGATGCGCAGCGCGGCGAGCGTCAGCGCGGGCGCGGTGTCGCGGCCGAGCGGCTCGAGCACGATCGACGCGGGCTTGGCCGTCAGGCGCAACTGTTCGGCGGTCGTGAAGCGATGGTCCTCGCCGCAGACGACCAGCACGTCGTCACTGAGCGGATGGCCGGTCGACAGGCCGTCGAGGCGGCATGCGGTCGCCTGCAGCAGCGAATGGTCGCCGAGCAGGCCGATCAGCTGTTTCGGAAAGTGCTCGCGCGACATCGGCCACAGGCGCGTCCCGGAGCCGCCGGCAAGGATCACCGGCTGCACCGCGACGCGCGTGCCGGCGGGCGCGGCGGCGGAAGAAGATTGGCGCGTATCGGCTGTCGTGGCCGGAGCATTCATGATCGCACTCCTCGATTGATGTCAATGCCTGCCGTTGTAGCATGAAGTAAATCGACAATAAAACCGTGGAGGCGCGCTTGATATTCGTCAAGCGCCTGCAAGGGAAGAATTTTCCGGATGCCGGAAGGCGCAAATAAAAAATAAAAAAATAATTCGGAAAATTCGGGTCTGATTCCCGTCCAGCAAGGCTGGGACGGCTGTCTCGCAGATTGGTGAACATCTATATTTTTCCTCGGCCCGGGAAAAGGTGCCGATATAAATCGTCTTCGGGTGGGCAAGAATTTCCGATTAATTTTCGAAATACTTGTGCGCTTGCGGGAGGAATTTTCTTACCTGTTCAATAGCACCATGCAATGTTTGAAGCGAATGCGCGGCACGGGCTGCGCAAGGAGCGGTTCGGCAAACGGCTGTCCAGAGGGGAAGCGAACATGTTGAGCGTGCTGGCGAGAATCATCGATATCGCGATGATCGTGGCGGGAGCCGTGATCGCCGCCGCGCTGCACGACGGGCGCAGCGTATGGCTCGACGACCTGCAACGCACGATGGTGCTGTTCGACTGCGTGCTCGTCGTCGTGTTTTTCCCGGCGTTCGGGATCTACCAGTCGTGGCGCGGCAAGCGGCTTGTCGGACTGATGGGGCGGGTCGCGTTCGCGTGGCTCGTGGTCGAGCTCTCGGGCATCCTGATGAGCTTCAGTTTTCACCAGTCGGGCCAGCTGTCGCGGCTCTGGCTGGGCTACTGGGCGCTCGCGACGATGGCGCTGCTCACGGCGTCGAAGGCCGGGGTGCATGCGGTCCTGCGACAACTGCGGCGCGGCGGCTACAACCGGCGCGCGGTCGCGCTGGTCGGCGACGCGCCCGCGACGCGGCGGCTGATCGCGCAGATGCGCGCACGGCCGGAGGCCGGCTTCAACCCGGTGTGCGTGTACGACGAAAGCGCGCCGCCCGGAGAGGCGACGCTCGACGACGTGGCGATCGAGCGCCGGTTCGACACGCTCGTGCGCCTCGTGCGCAGCCGCGCGATTCGCGAACTGTGGCTCGCGCTGCCGCTGTCGGAGGAGCCGCAGATCAACCGGATCGTGACGGTGTTCCGCGACGACTTCGTCAACATCCGCTTCATCCCGGACGTGCGCGCCGTGTCGTTCTTCAACCAGGAAGTCGTCGACCTGCTCGGCGTGCCGGCGATCAACCTCGCGGCGTCGCCGATCACCGACTTGCGGATCCTGCCGAAGTTCGTGTTCGACCGGCTGTTCGCGCTGAACGCGCTCGTGGTGCTCGCGCCCGTGATGCTGCTGATCGCGCTGCTGATCAAGGCGACCTCGCCGGGGCCGGTGTTCTTCCGGCAGAAGCGCAAGGGCATCGACGGCAACGAGTTCGAGATCTACAAGTTCCGCTCGATGAAGGTGCATCAGGAGCATGCGGGCCAGGTCACCCAGGCGACGAAGCACGACGCGCGCGTGACGCCGGTCGGCCGCTTCCTGCGCCGCACGAGCCTCGATGAGCTGCCGCAGTTCATCAACGTGCTGAGGGGCGAGATGTCCGTCGTCGGCCCGCGCCCGCACGCGCTCGCGCATGACGACATCTACAAGGATCTGGTGCGGGGCTACATGTTCCGCTACCGGATCAAGCCGGGCATCACGGGCTGGGCGCAGATCAACGGCTTTCGCGGCGAGACCGACCAGATCGAGAAGATGATGGGGCGCGTGAAGCTCGATCTCTACTACATGCAGAACTGGTCGTTCTGGCTCGACATCAAGATCGTCGCGCTGACGCTCTGGAAAGGCTTCACCGGCAGCAACGCGTATTGAGCGGGCAGGCTGCCTGCTCCGAATTTCGAATCACTGGTCAAGAGGTCGACACATCATGAATCTGACTATCATCGGCAGCGGTTACGTAGGTCTCGTCACCGGCGCCTGTCTTGCCGACATCGGGCACGACGTGTTCTGTCTCGACGTCGATCAGCGCAAGATCGACATCCTCAACGACGGCGGCGTGCCGATTCACGAGCCGGGCCTCAAGGAGATCATCGCGCGCAACCGCTCGGCGGGCCGCCTGCGCTTCTCGACCGACGTCGAGGCCGCGGTCGCGCACGGCGACGTGCAGTTCATCGCGGTCGGCACACCGCCCGACGAGGACGGCTCCGCCGACCTGCAGTACGTGCTCGCCGCCGCGCGCAACATCGGCCGCCACATGACCGGCTTCAAGGTGATCGTCGACAAGTCGACCGTGCCCGTCGGCACCGCCGAGCGCGTGCGCGCCGCGGTCGCCGAGGCGCTCGCGAAGCGCGGCGGCGACCAGATGTTCTCGGTCGTGTCGAATCCGGAATTCCTGAAGGAAGGCGCGGCGGTCGACGATTTCACGCGGCCGGACCGCATCGTGATCGGCTGCGACGACGACGTGCCGGGCGAGCGCGCGCGCGAGCTGATGAAGAAGCTCTATGCGCCGTTCAACCGCAACCACGAGCGCACGCTGTACATGGACGTGCGCTCGGCCGAGTTCACGAAGTACGCGGCGAACGCGATGCTCGCGACCCGCATCTCGTTCATGAACGAGCTCGCGAACCTCGCGGACCGCTTCGGCGCGGACATCGAGGCGGTGCGCCGCGGGATCGGTTCCGATCCGCGCATCGGCTACCACTTCCTGTACGCGGGCTGCGGCTACGGCGGCTCGTGCTTCCCGAAGGACGTCGAGGCGCTGATCCGCACCGCCGATGACCACGGCCAGTCGCTGCAGATCCTGAAGGCG is part of the Burkholderia ubonensis subsp. mesacidophila genome and harbors:
- a CDS encoding two-partner secretion domain-containing protein, producing the protein MKHQQQYPRHRAATPFARTALAAALTVVMPILAMQTASAQPALVADPSAANRPGLGVASNGTPIVDINAPNAAGISTNRFLDYNVGSNGLVLNNSVGRTNTQLAGSIDGNAQLGGRSAQVILNQVTGGNASVLAGATEVAGQNARVIVANPNGISVNGASFINANRASLVAGTVEFDQNGGITQFRTENGHIAIDGDGLDASSQDRLDLVSRTLKVNAAVQAKKLFVVAQKGAAAIEYPSLEIVKGSPDSGAVDVAIDVSKLGSMHAESITMHGASTGVGVNVDGKIEALTGKITLMSDGKIQVSADGNLTAAGELSAFDKLENAGTITGSKLTLLKGVANTGTLRADGKVLALADVDNSGSIYGRNGVEILGNLHQEAPGVVGANGKVSVLGKTTGSGTIDENMTKPPVAETKPPVNPDPPVAETKPPVNPEPPVAETKPPVNPELPVAETKPPVNPEPPVAETKPPVNPEPPVAETKPPVNPEPPVAETKPPVNPEPPVAETKPPVNPEPPVAETKPPVNPEPPVAETKPPVSPEPPVAETKPPVNPEPPVAETKPPVNPEPPVAETKPPVNPEPPVAETKPPVNPEPPVAETNPKLVVDPSEANRPGLDVASNGTPIVDINAPNFAGISTNRFLDYNVGSSGLVLNNSVGRTNTQLAGSIDGNARLGGRSAQVILNQVTGGNASVLAGATEVAGRNARVIVANPNGISVNGASFINANRVSLVAGTTEFDALGRVARFRTENGRIAIDGDGLDARDANQLDLVSRSLNVDAAARAKKLVAIAHQGTAAIEQSNLQTRSGPASGTAPDVAIDVSGSGGLHADAITLVGASAKTGVRVAGTVDASAGNVSLASSGKARIESGGRLQAETLSIPSALDNHGTVSGGTVSVTGHLDNAGSVRGRSVRIAGNAANAGTLHSDGTLEIGGRLTNDGADSVVSGRDIQVMGNVVNNGAVSGAGSLKLMGALTNDGTIEGGDVRVMGSTTNTGTLRAEKLLSAMGNVTNDGTIEGGDVRVMGKTANTGTLRAEKLLSAMGNVTNDGTIEGGNVRVMGSTTNTGALRAEKSVFAMGNVTNNGALHGGDSVFVMGRLYNGLSGVASSYGNVSALGRVSGPGRTVSYMVRPLLAGDVR
- a CDS encoding rubrerythrin family protein, whose product is MAQLKGSKTEENLKYAFAGESQANRRYLYFASKADVEGQNDIAALFRSTAEGETGHAHGHLEYLEAVGDPATGLPFGSSRLNLQSAIAGETHEYTDMYPGMAKTAREEGFDEIANWFETLAKAERSHANRYTKALDALVD
- a CDS encoding heterodisulfide reductase-related iron-sulfur binding cluster; protein product: MPHKEGSLEAPTRHPLDWQSDTFYDQAAIDAEMTRVFDICAGCRRCVSLCGAFPTLFDLVDETPTGDIHEVPKDAFGKVVDQCYLCDLCYMTKCPYVPPHAWNVDFPHLMLRGKAARYRRGDVKLRDKLLSNTDALGHFAGIPIVTQAVNAVNRTPPARHALEAALGVDRKAWLPDFAPRKFRRAAKRSDGHPVRDGERTPGKVAIYATCYVNFNEPGIGHDLLAILAHNDIPYELVTSEACCGMPLLEQGNLAGVAAKKDTNIPVLERYARDGYALIGAIPSCVLMYKNELPLMFPGDAAVRAVADAFWDPFEYVIARHRDGLLKTDFKTGLGTVSYHVPCHARVQNIGRKTADVLSLVPETRVNVVERCSGHAGTFGVKKEFHAEAMRIGGPVFKAMAEPKPDFVSSDCALAGHHIVQGIDEAGLAQAPLAHPLTLLRRAYGI
- a CDS encoding DUF3501 family protein, with amino-acid sequence MTLTRDSLLTLEAYAKIRKAEHARLIEHKRRRAVQLGNHLRFLFEDEATIRYQVQEMLHIERIFDEAGIEGELDAYRPLVPDGTNLKATMQIEYAHEAERRAALKRLIGVEDRVFLQVDRHAPVYAIADEDLDRETDEKTSAVHFVRFEFDAPMRAALKQGAALSIGCDHPGYAVPARRIEDDVAASLVGDLR
- a CDS encoding transposase, whose protein sequence is MFFDELNDEEWVRLSTLIADEPIRLNRRGRPRAEPRVVANAVLWILTTGEAWSKLPGRYPSGPTCRRRYEEWLANGTLLQMIDVLTQFSGRTFAYVPPPPVPVAPARRAEPAPDNDRLRGVFWQNPESWQLPVVQANVWHHDNATTSRGDTDVPAHAAFIVPGASAAADPAAGLSERTHSRASTASFTATEPQVDEYRGYTVYGIAQPVQNLMYRAWAEIVHDERRVERSGLIGPRFTDAEEAEQYALEWARQWIDRHGASDEPARAPQSVPVLAGLSALARAESDIKRFIAERHSASLTDGRNDPVQSDRLAYRVG
- a CDS encoding mannose-1-phosphate guanylyltransferase/mannose-6-phosphate isomerase, which encodes MNAPATTADTRQSSSAAAPAGTRVAVQPVILAGGSGTRLWPMSREHFPKQLIGLLGDHSLLQATACRLDGLSTGHPLSDDVLVVCGEDHRFTTAEQLRLTAKPASIVLEPLGRDTAPALTLAALRIVADGGDAVMTVMPADHAVADLPRFHAAVAAGVRCAAQGKIATMGIVPDRAETGYGYIRVGAPLGGDAAGDLDVRRLDRFVEKPHLELAQQYVASGEYWWNSGIFIVRASVWLKAIRHFEPAIHAACEQAVAQGKADGDFFRVDRDAFAAAPSNSIDYAVMEPLATEQPVCESVVVPLDAGWSDVGSWDAIWQILPKDAADNVGRGHVLFEDAASTYAHSEGRLVACVGTQNLVVVETPDAVLVADKSRVQDVKKIVGRIKAARGAEATDHRKVHRPWGHYDSVDTGDRFQVKRIVVKPGARLSLQMHHHRAEHWIVVRGTARITRGEETFLLSENESTYIPLGVSHRLENPGKMPLELIEVQSGAYLGEDDIVRFDDTYGRQ
- a CDS encoding undecaprenyl-phosphate glucose phosphotransferase; protein product: MLSVLARIIDIAMIVAGAVIAAALHDGRSVWLDDLQRTMVLFDCVLVVVFFPAFGIYQSWRGKRLVGLMGRVAFAWLVVELSGILMSFSFHQSGQLSRLWLGYWALATMALLTASKAGVHAVLRQLRRGGYNRRAVALVGDAPATRRLIAQMRARPEAGFNPVCVYDESAPPGEATLDDVAIERRFDTLVRLVRSRAIRELWLALPLSEEPQINRIVTVFRDDFVNIRFIPDVRAVSFFNQEVVDLLGVPAINLAASPITDLRILPKFVFDRLFALNALVVLAPVMLLIALLIKATSPGPVFFRQKRKGIDGNEFEIYKFRSMKVHQEHAGQVTQATKHDARVTPVGRFLRRTSLDELPQFINVLRGEMSVVGPRPHALAHDDIYKDLVRGYMFRYRIKPGITGWAQINGFRGETDQIEKMMGRVKLDLYYMQNWSFWLDIKIVALTLWKGFTGSNAY